A single genomic interval of Helianthus annuus cultivar XRQ/B chromosome 13, HanXRQr2.0-SUNRISE, whole genome shotgun sequence harbors:
- the LOC110900527 gene encoding uncharacterized protein LOC110900527, giving the protein MDKKIVNWATKALSFAGRLQLINSVLSSMHIYWASVFIILARVVKDLEKRIRRFLWNAGSDGRIRAMVAWEAVCLPKNEGGLGIRSISDVNKSLMANHIWSIITNRDSIWVRLIHDYKLKGRNFWEIPCRGSMSWGWRKILSIRHTIRPHIWSSVQSGAQTNVWSDMWCSLSPLSAFISPRAIANAGFSLQSSVADVIDQNGHWKWPQAWLDLFPVLFTLSVPNLVPSSIDRLVWKDLDGKMCEFQSAQVWNTIRNRENQDRLTVWEAGSLTNLNLMCCPLCYADRESRDHLFFRCSFADQVWSNVKTFVQLGSVDNSWDSLLHWVDQHSSSKKADYVVCKLLIAASSYYIGQERNNRIFKNHKRTVDQVVEVIKNSVRLRLMGFRFRVASTKKRIFKLWKIEENEDNVAKPG; this is encoded by the exons ATGGATAAAAAGATTGTTAATTGGGCAACCAAAGCTTTGTCTTTTGCTGGTCGGTTACAACTTATTAACTCGGTTCTCTCTTCGATGCATATCTATTGGGCCTCTGTGTTCATTATTCTGGCCAGAGTTGTTAAGGACCTTGAGAAGCGTATTCGTAGATTCTTATGGAATGCAGGTTCGGATGGTAGAATTCGTGCTATGGTCGCTTGGGAAGCAGTGTGTTTGCCGAAGAATGAGGGTGGCTTGGGCATTAGAAGTATTTCGGATGTCAATAAATCGCTTATGGCAAACCATATTTGGAGTATTATAACTAACCGGGATTCTATTTGGGTTCGGTTGATTCATGATTATAAGCTTAAAGGTCGGAACTTTTGGGAGATTCCATGCCGTGGGAGTATGAGTTGGGGATGGCGAAAGATTTTATCTATTCGTCATACTATTCGGCCTCACATATGGTCTTCCGTTCAGAGTGGTGCTCAAACCAATGTTTGGAGTGATATGTGGTGTTCGCTAAGTCCGCTTAGTGCTTTTATTTCTCCTCGGGCCATTGCTAATGCCGGTTTCTCGTTACAATCTTCTGTTGCGGATGTTATTGATCAGAATGGTCATTGGAAGTGGCCGCAAGCTTGGTTGGATCTCTTTCCGGTATTATTTACGCTCTCAGTTCCGAATCTTGTTCCTAGTTCCATTGATCGTTTGGTGTGGAAGGATTTGGATGGGAAAATGTGCGAGTTCCAATCGGCTCAGGTTTGGAATACTATTCGGAATAGGGAGAATCAG GACCGGTTGACAGTTTGGGAAGCAGGCAGCCTCACAAATTTAAATTTGATGTGCTGTCCGTTATGTTACGCGGATCGTGAGAGTCGGGATCACTTGTTTTTCCGTTGTTCTTTTGCGGATCAAGTGTGGAGTAATGTTAAGACTTTCGTTCAGTTGGGGAGCGTGGATAACTCTTGGGATTCGTTATTACATTGGGTGGATCAACATTCCAGCTCTAAGAAAGCGGATTATGTTGTTTGTAAATTGCTGATTGCTGCTTCGTCTTACTACATTGGGCAAGAGAGGAATAACAGGATTTTTAAAAATCATAAGAGAACGGTAGATCAAGTGGTCGAGGTAATTAAAAACTCGGTTCGTTTGCGTCTGATGGGATTCAGATTTCGGGTGGCTTCAACTAAGAAAAGGATTTTCAAGTTGTGGAAGATTGAAGAGAATGAAGATAATGTAGCGAAGCCAGGCTAA